DNA from Kryptolebias marmoratus isolate JLee-2015 linkage group LG8, ASM164957v2, whole genome shotgun sequence:
AATGAAGATTCAGAAGCTAAATCAATCTTTTCCCACAAAGCCTAGAAAAGCCGCTGCTGGGTTAGGGTTAACCTCTGTTTTTGGACATTTACAATAACATTTTGAGACTTTGTTGCACAGATGAATTGTAATTTGCAGTTTAGGTTATTGTATGTACAGTTTAATTCATATTCAACacagttttagttatttttttacagttgtcAATCAGGGAATgtgttgtgtgaatgtgttaAACATCATCCTTTCACTTTATTATGTTTCCATCTGTTGCTGcaagaaaataattttccaGACTGGGattattaaagtctgtccaaGCAGAAAGTTCCTATCatagagttttatttttcaaaataaaagatgaacttATGGCAAAAAGAGAATTTGAGACAGGAAGATTTAACTCgttgatttttaacaatttaatacaaaagaaaagtcAAGATTATCCCGGAGATGAGCGTTAGaatctgtctgacctcagagagTCAAAGAGTGCTCATTTGGACAAAGATTATCAATAAAACATAAGAACGCCATCAGTTTGATCACATCTGGATGGTCGAATCACTTCGAGGGAcactttattctttaaacacaTCAATCCTGTTCACCTGATGAGGACATCTCAATCTATCAATATCTTATCAATAAGTCTTAGTTTTCCACAACAGAACTTGGAGCAAATGTCGGCTCATAAacaattagttttgtttttaaacttctgcaTTTTAATATAATTGTCTCTCCCGGATAAAATCAGAAGCACCCACCTCTATTCGTGTGGCTTTTTATTGAACTAAAATATGTTAAGAACTCATATTTTAGATTGAGGggtaataataaataagaaagtgatgatcttgttttaaatatacaagCATATGAAGCCTCAGATAACTGACGGATGACTGCCTGAAACCACGTCTTTCAACCTGAACTTCACATTGCTTtgggtttttgctttttttccaagcagctgaaaaagtaaagtgtcactttttgttttattagttttttccGAGGCATTATGcgccttcaaaacaaaacaaaacaaaaaaagacaaatcggACTGTTTTGAAATCCCAAACAGTAGGTGTTACACAGCCAGCcatacgttttgttttttatctttgagGTAAACGAGACACCTCAGAAATATAAACTCACGCTAAGAAAAATACATGAGGTTGGAAGGAAACGAGTCTCGGCCTCCAGCTTCAGATTGGCCCGCCGACAGCGAGAAGACATATCGCTGACGGCTACGTTCGGTGTGTAAATGTTAGGAAACCACCGTCCATCTTTTTATCCACACCACTCAGGCGTTACTCAGCTGGCTCTTTTTCAGCCAGACGACTACATCTTCACCTCACgcatttgtttctaaaatatgaGGGGAATTAGTAACCTGATGTAAAATGAAATCAAGTAGACGTGCAGGAAGGAGCAGTTTTATCTGGCTGCCGGTGCTGAAGTCTCCCAGCATCAGACTTGCACGGCACAAAGAGAGGCCACACATTCCTAAAGATTGATTTTAAAGCGGGCTCATGTCTGATGAATTGAAGTTAATCCGGTCCTGCTCCGGGCACAGACTCCGTGAGGAGATTTAGCTAAATGGCTGCTTAGCAGGGCcctgagagctgctgctgttatgacagctgcttctcagcggactGAAACCAACTTTTTTTCACTAACTGGTCGCTGTAATAAAATATTGCCTTAGGGGTTAAACAACCTGCGGCGCTGTTGCTTTTTCAGATGCCTGGGCAGCTTGGTAACTTGAAATccagaaagaggaagaggagctcaGAGGTCAGAACCACCAGGAAGGTCTGTGTTTCGTGTGTGCATGAGCAAACAGCCCGGTGTGCTGCTTTCATGTTAAGATATTTCTGTCTGAAGCTGACTATTGCTTCACCAGGCAGATGTGACTCGTTTACCTGCTGCATCGCTCTGTCCTTCAACTTTCCGTCACAGACTCCAGCTTCAGGGAGGAGTTCGCGCTCAAAGGCAGACGGCAGTTCGGCGGCGAGGCCAGGCAAAACAGCCGATCCCGCTGCGCGATTGTCTCGCATCTGCTGTGAGTGCCACGAGTCGGCTGGCGGGAGGAGATGTTCGGCTTCACCGGAGCTCGAAGGGCAGGAGGGTAAAGAGAACGAGCTGAGGACGGAGGAGGCAGACAACACCTGGGACAAACATGAGGCTGAGCACATGGCTTGtgaagaaaactgtaaaaacttcTTCCCAGATGATGACAGTAATCAGATCCTTCCTGTGGAGCAGTTCTTTGGAAACATGGACATTGTGCAGGTGAGAAATCTTGTTCTCAATGATGGAACCCAAAATGCCTCCACGTTTTGTCTAAAATCAAAGCTGCGTCCGCCCATTAAAGGTTAAGCAACAGTCTTGTGTAACCCTCACTGTTGTAACCTGTTTGACGCAGTTTTACGAGCACAAGGGGAAGAATTCATCCTCCGAGTGAGCTGAGGTGAAACTGTCACGTTGAACGAATTCCTCTTGTCCTGCAGGACTTTCCTCAAAGGTTGTCAGCTGCTCCTTCCAGCGCTCAGAGGAAGGACAGGAAGCGACATTACTACGCACGGGAGGACAGCGATGAAGAAGAGGTGGGCCTCGGCGTCATGCAGAGAGATGAAGTAAACACTTAGTGACGAGCAACTCGATGCTGAAAGTGGAAGccaaaagataaaagcaaacaacaaaaaaag
Protein-coding regions in this window:
- the lg8h1orf174 gene encoding UPF0688 protein C1orf174 homolog isoform X1 — encoded protein: MRKMPGQLGNLKSRKRKRSSEVRTTRKTPASGRSSRSKADGSSAARPGKTADPAARLSRICCECHESAGGRRCSASPELEGQEGKENELRTEEADNTWDKHEAEHMACEENCKNFFPDDDSNQILPVEQFFGNMDIVQDFPQRLSAAPSSAQRKDRKRHYYAREDSDEEEVGLGVMQRDEVNT
- the lg8h1orf174 gene encoding UPF0688 protein C1orf174 homolog isoform X2, producing the protein MRKTPASGRSSRSKADGSSAARPGKTADPAARLSRICCECHESAGGRRCSASPELEGQEGKENELRTEEADNTWDKHEAEHMACEENCKNFFPDDDSNQILPVEQFFGNMDIVQDFPQRLSAAPSSAQRKDRKRHYYAREDSDEEEVGLGVMQRDEVNT